One stretch of Candidatus Eisenbacteria bacterium DNA includes these proteins:
- a CDS encoding GAF domain-containing protein: MIPSVELIWALAASVLLIVEQLRHRRSLRHELKSLRSSYDAAIHRNEELTQASDKMGDLYRYQLLTSRRRAARIKKVLEIATSINSNLSLDKVLHEIVHAVSEAAGFRIVLLRVLNDSSGEFEARAFAGLSREAIRKLEQHPIPRSEFDSWLKEEFRVSRSYFISHERKFWGKEDDEGYTPDLGIRKEGEWHQEDVLFVPLYTKDGAAIGYLSVDDPVDRRLPSRETVETLEILATHAVVAIQNASLYERLNQSMGQLEEATERAEELNDLKSSFVSTVSHELRTPLTAIRAYVEALLESVGSPNVEMQRQFLGVIDDQSLKLRRLIDSVLELSQLESGRFRMSREPFNLITLTDEVVENLRSMAGPKKISIRVESAAPEIVVEADRALLKRVLHNLGSNAIKFTHEGGTVTFRTAMEGRTVRVQIEDTGIGIPKEEIERIFDKFYQIDSSLSREYPGVGLGLTVSKSIVEWHGGEILAESETGVGSRFTVVLPVTAGDANVITHATWTPSRSVSDHLTRLTVEMIAEVMNARTASLMLVDEEKAELYIRAARGLREEVVCGTRVKIGDSIAGWVAKHGQPLLVTNIEEDPRFGRPNGHQYETKSLLSVPVKIDGRVIGVININNKVSCTPFTEDDRALLSSLSDRVALAWKRVSDHERTSDRTEETAKALAAIIENARRSRLKLSSGGMAGRAVALGRKLGLKEEDVEALAYVASVHDVGMAQIDLSVLQEPGKLDDVAWAEVALHPLRSAEIVKPIEFQEQVTEIILAHHERMDGRGYPRGLKGDQIPLGARIIAVLDAYESMTVGRPYRHAMSHADAVRELRQCKGTQFDPRVVEAFAQMPEFQENTKPVRAGEAAHEADKTHA; the protein is encoded by the coding sequence GTGATTCCGTCCGTTGAGCTGATCTGGGCCCTCGCGGCCTCCGTGCTCCTCATCGTGGAGCAGCTGCGCCATCGCCGCTCGCTTCGGCACGAGCTCAAATCGCTCCGTTCGTCGTACGACGCCGCGATCCACCGGAACGAGGAGCTGACCCAGGCCAGCGACAAGATGGGCGATCTCTACCGCTACCAGCTCCTCACGAGCCGCAGGCGGGCGGCCCGAATCAAGAAGGTGCTGGAGATTGCGACGAGCATCAATTCGAACCTCTCCCTCGACAAGGTGCTCCACGAGATCGTCCACGCCGTTTCGGAAGCGGCGGGATTCCGGATCGTCCTCCTGCGCGTTCTCAACGATTCGAGCGGAGAGTTCGAGGCCCGCGCGTTCGCCGGGCTGAGCCGCGAAGCGATCCGGAAGCTCGAGCAGCATCCCATCCCGCGCTCCGAATTCGACAGCTGGCTCAAGGAGGAATTCCGGGTCAGCCGCTCCTACTTCATCAGTCACGAGCGGAAGTTCTGGGGAAAGGAGGACGACGAGGGCTACACCCCGGACCTGGGCATTCGGAAGGAAGGGGAGTGGCATCAGGAGGACGTCCTCTTCGTCCCCCTCTACACGAAGGACGGCGCCGCGATCGGATACCTTTCCGTCGACGATCCGGTGGACCGCCGGCTTCCTTCCCGGGAAACCGTGGAAACCCTGGAAATCCTCGCCACCCACGCGGTCGTGGCCATCCAAAACGCGAGTCTCTACGAGCGCTTGAATCAGAGCATGGGCCAGCTCGAGGAAGCGACCGAGCGCGCCGAGGAATTGAACGACCTCAAGTCCTCCTTCGTCTCGACCGTTTCCCACGAGCTGCGTACGCCCCTGACCGCGATCCGCGCGTACGTGGAGGCGCTGCTCGAAAGCGTGGGGTCTCCCAACGTCGAGATGCAGCGCCAGTTCCTGGGCGTGATCGACGACCAGAGCCTGAAGCTCAGGCGCCTCATCGATTCGGTGCTGGAGCTGTCCCAGCTCGAGTCGGGCCGGTTCCGCATGAGCCGCGAGCCGTTCAATCTGATCACGCTGACGGACGAAGTGGTCGAGAATCTGCGCTCGATGGCCGGCCCCAAGAAGATCTCGATCCGCGTCGAGTCGGCGGCGCCGGAGATCGTGGTCGAGGCGGACCGGGCCCTGCTGAAGCGCGTCCTCCACAACCTGGGAAGCAACGCGATCAAGTTCACGCACGAAGGCGGGACGGTGACCTTCCGGACGGCGATGGAAGGGCGCACGGTGCGCGTCCAAATCGAGGACACGGGGATCGGCATTCCGAAAGAGGAAATCGAGAGGATCTTCGACAAGTTCTATCAAATCGACAGTTCCCTCTCCCGCGAGTACCCGGGAGTCGGTTTGGGACTTACCGTTTCGAAGAGCATTGTCGAGTGGCACGGTGGGGAGATCCTGGCCGAAAGCGAGACAGGGGTGGGATCGCGCTTCACCGTGGTCCTGCCGGTCACGGCCGGGGACGCGAACGTGATCACCCACGCCACCTGGACCCCGTCGCGCTCGGTCTCGGACCATTTGACCCGGCTCACGGTGGAGATGATCGCGGAGGTCATGAACGCGCGCACGGCGTCCCTCATGCTCGTGGACGAGGAGAAAGCGGAGCTCTACATTCGCGCCGCGCGCGGCCTGCGCGAGGAGGTGGTCTGCGGCACCCGCGTCAAGATCGGCGACTCGATCGCCGGCTGGGTGGCCAAGCACGGTCAGCCGCTCCTCGTCACCAACATCGAGGAGGATCCGCGATTCGGCAGGCCGAACGGCCATCAATACGAGACCAAATCGCTTCTTTCGGTCCCGGTCAAGATCGACGGACGCGTGATCGGGGTGATCAACATCAACAACAAAGTCTCGTGCACCCCCTTCACGGAGGACGACCGCGCGCTCCTGTCCTCCCTCTCGGACCGGGTCGCGCTGGCCTGGAAGCGCGTTTCCGACCATGAGCGCACTTCGGACCGAACCGAGGAAACCGCGAAGGCCCTGGCTGCGATCATCGAGAACGCGCGCAGGAGCCGGCTCAAGCTGAGCTCGGGAGGGATGGCGGGCCGCGCCGTGGCGCTGGGGCGGAAGCTGGGGCTCAAGGAGGAGGACGTGGAAGCGTTGGCCTACGTTGCGAGCGTCCACGACGTCGGGATGGCACAGATCGACCTTTCCGTCCTGCAAGAACCCGGCAAGTTGGACGACGTGGCCTGGGCGGAGGTGGCGCTCCATCCCCTGCGCTCGGCGGAGATCGTGAAACCGATCGAGTTCCAGGAACAAGTGACCGAAATCATTCTGGCCCATCACGAGCGGATGGATGGGCGCGGGTACCCGCGGGGGCTCAAGGGAGATCAGATTCCGCTCGGAGCCCGGATCATCGCCGTTCTCGACGCCTACGAGTCGATGACGGTGGGGAGGCCCTACCGGCACGCGATGAGCCACGCGGATGCCGTGCGGGAGCTGCGCCAGTGCAAGGGAACCCAATTCGACCCCAGGGTGGTCGAGGCCTTCGCCCAAATGCCTGAATTCCAGGAGAATACGAAGCCAGTTCGGGCTGGAGAAGCGGCCCACGAGGCCGATAAAACCCATGCCTAG
- a CDS encoding response regulator, producing MSKGKILVVDDEIYIVHILDFSLGMEGYEVVTALDGEQALERVKSEKPDLIVLDIMMPKLDGYEVCKSIKSNAATQHIPVILLSAKGRNVDQKLGFDVGADDYITKPFSPRKLVERINQLLGQTVTERPTPSA from the coding sequence ATGTCCAAAGGGAAAATCCTGGTCGTGGACGATGAGATCTACATCGTGCACATCCTGGACTTCAGTCTCGGGATGGAGGGGTACGAGGTCGTCACCGCGCTCGACGGCGAGCAGGCGCTCGAAAGGGTGAAGAGCGAAAAGCCCGACCTCATCGTGCTCGACATCATGATGCCGAAGCTGGATGGGTACGAGGTCTGCAAGAGCATCAAGTCCAACGCGGCGACCCAGCATATTCCGGTGATCCTCCTTTCGGCCAAGGGCCGAAATGTCGACCAGAAGCTGGGCTTCGATGTCGGCGCGGATGATTACATCACGAAGCCGTTCAGCCCCAGAAAGCTGGTCGAGCGAATCAACCAGCTGCTCGGCCAGACCGTCACCGAGCGACCCACCCCCTCCGCGTAG
- a CDS encoding GAF domain-containing protein, translated as MLNRPDDTPDRGAGSAFRLLPGLSSLSFAVQSAFDAQGLVAAVARHVLELARADFFSLLLLDYESGELRGDHFGRGTNGPAGTCRVTPRPGGFLAQVLRRETLIVEDALRMEAADWKELHWSGQVPHALVGVPIIVGTSLLGVALLGFSRPLKASARRRRALLFLADQIGLAVDRIRTHAELEQKTIRLDEANASLRRLDEMKSELISVVSHELRTPLTSIKAYTETLLDNVGNPAFSMQDRFLGIINEECDRLTRIVNDVLDLSRMDSGRRRLRSEPLELGRLLDEILPTVGPQLASKRLTVVPDLAPELPAIEADPDLLKQVLVNLIGNAAKFSREGSPITIHARQAGERMQVIVEDRGMGIPPDKLGRVFERFYRVEEGGAERVGGSGLGLAIVKSVVELHGGTVRVESNLGQGSRFVVELPLVQRGFRNLMRSLEPFFEMPELRTLLSSAVEMVAEVMEARNVSIMFFNEDGTELHIRAAHGLDPDMVARARVKTGASIAGWVAQTSENLLVNDIENDRRFRKLNHPQYETKSLLCVPLRLAGETVGVVNVSSKTTGLPFDADDLSLLVAISKRVGTALERVRAAGPSGDAYTTLNTIRTVIRAKRSYSLWTSRRAFKLSTDLGRKLGLGEDELEVLGYVARVHDVGMLAVGEDLILSSRRWTEQERRRVETHPRDGVRLLQPIEFAARANEIILSHHEHYDGHGYPRGLSGEEIPLAARILAVVDAFEAMTLGRPYRDSIPESEALTEVKRCSGTQFDPRVVKEFERLLARKGGSHPGAPSAPATGKYQRDSVR; from the coding sequence ATGCTGAACCGCCCCGACGACACACCCGACCGCGGCGCCGGGTCGGCCTTTCGCCTCCTCCCGGGGCTCTCCAGCCTCAGCTTTGCCGTCCAGTCCGCGTTCGATGCCCAGGGGCTCGTGGCGGCTGTGGCGCGGCACGTGCTGGAGCTCGCGCGGGCCGATTTCTTCTCGCTTCTTCTGCTCGACTACGAATCCGGCGAGCTGCGCGGGGACCACTTTGGGCGCGGCACCAACGGGCCCGCGGGGACCTGCCGGGTGACACCGCGTCCCGGAGGGTTCCTCGCGCAGGTTCTGCGGCGCGAGACGCTCATCGTCGAAGACGCGCTCCGCATGGAGGCCGCGGATTGGAAGGAGCTTCACTGGAGCGGGCAGGTGCCTCACGCCCTGGTCGGCGTGCCGATCATCGTTGGGACCTCGCTCCTGGGGGTCGCGCTCCTGGGTTTCAGCAGGCCGCTCAAAGCGAGCGCGCGCAGGCGCCGGGCGCTGCTTTTCCTCGCCGACCAGATCGGCCTCGCGGTCGACCGGATCCGCACGCACGCGGAGCTCGAACAGAAGACGATCCGGCTCGACGAAGCCAACGCGTCCTTGCGGCGGCTCGACGAGATGAAATCCGAGCTGATCTCGGTCGTGTCTCACGAGCTTCGGACCCCGCTGACTTCGATCAAGGCGTATACCGAGACCCTGCTCGACAACGTGGGGAATCCCGCGTTCTCGATGCAGGATCGGTTCCTCGGGATCATCAACGAGGAATGCGACCGCCTGACCAGGATCGTGAACGATGTGCTCGACTTGAGCCGGATGGATTCCGGACGACGGAGGCTCCGGTCGGAACCGCTGGAGCTGGGGCGGCTGCTGGACGAGATCCTGCCGACCGTGGGACCGCAGCTTGCGTCCAAGCGTCTCACCGTCGTTCCCGACCTCGCCCCCGAGCTGCCCGCGATCGAGGCGGATCCCGACCTCCTGAAGCAGGTTCTTGTGAACCTCATCGGCAACGCGGCCAAGTTCTCCCGGGAAGGTTCCCCGATCACGATTCACGCGAGGCAGGCCGGCGAGCGGATGCAAGTCATCGTCGAAGACCGCGGGATGGGAATTCCACCCGACAAGCTGGGTCGCGTGTTCGAGCGTTTCTATCGGGTCGAAGAGGGAGGAGCCGAGCGGGTCGGCGGATCGGGGCTCGGCCTCGCGATCGTGAAGAGCGTCGTGGAGCTTCACGGCGGAACGGTCCGAGTCGAGAGCAACCTGGGACAAGGGAGCCGGTTCGTGGTCGAGCTACCCTTGGTCCAGCGCGGATTCCGGAATCTGATGCGCTCGCTCGAGCCGTTCTTCGAGATGCCGGAGCTGCGCACGCTTCTCTCGAGCGCGGTCGAAATGGTGGCCGAGGTGATGGAGGCGCGGAACGTCTCGATCATGTTCTTCAACGAGGACGGAACCGAGCTCCACATTCGCGCGGCCCATGGTCTCGACCCGGACATGGTGGCGAGGGCTCGGGTCAAGACCGGGGCGTCGATCGCGGGATGGGTCGCGCAGACCTCGGAGAACCTCCTCGTCAACGACATCGAAAACGACCGGAGATTCCGAAAGCTGAATCATCCGCAGTACGAGACAAAATCGCTCCTGTGTGTGCCGCTTCGGCTCGCCGGCGAAACGGTCGGGGTCGTGAACGTGAGCAGCAAGACGACCGGGCTTCCCTTCGACGCCGACGATCTGAGTCTCCTGGTCGCGATCTCGAAGCGGGTCGGGACCGCGCTGGAGCGCGTGCGGGCGGCCGGCCCATCGGGAGACGCCTACACGACCCTGAATACCATCCGCACCGTGATCCGCGCCAAACGGAGCTACTCGCTCTGGACCTCGCGCCGCGCGTTCAAGCTCTCGACCGATCTCGGCCGGAAGCTCGGCCTCGGGGAAGACGAGCTCGAGGTGCTCGGGTACGTGGCGCGCGTCCACGACGTGGGCATGCTTGCGGTGGGCGAGGACCTGATCCTGAGCTCACGCCGGTGGACCGAGCAGGAGCGGCGCCGCGTCGAGACGCACCCTCGCGACGGCGTGCGCCTGCTTCAGCCGATCGAATTCGCCGCGCGCGCGAACGAAATCATCCTGAGCCACCACGAGCATTACGACGGCCACGGCTATCCGCGCGGGCTCTCGGGTGAGGAAATCCCGCTCGCCGCCCGCATCCTGGCCGTGGTGGACGCGTTCGAGGCTATGACCCTGGGACGTCCCTACCGCGATTCGATCCCGGAGTCCGAAGCGCTCACCGAAGTGAAGCGGTGCTCCGGGACGCAGTTCGACCCGCGCGTCGTCAAGGAGTTCGAGAGGCTGCTCGCCCGGAAGGGCGGGAGCCATCCCGGCGCTCCCTCGGCGCCCGCCACCGGAAAGTACCAGCGTGATTCCGTCCGTTGA